The sequence below is a genomic window from Gossypium hirsutum isolate 1008001.06 chromosome A11, Gossypium_hirsutum_v2.1, whole genome shotgun sequence.
CAACTGGGACACACTTCGACTAGAAATAGAAAACGACCCTTCTCTTAACTACCATCTTCTCCCTTTTGTATCCCCACAACCAGAACAACAACTTACAAAAGATCCCATAAAAGCATGGAAAAGTTTCCACATTCAACATTCTTCTGGcaaattcttcaaggtttgtCTATAACCCTCCACCCCcctccccccaaaaaaaaaagaaaaaagaaaaaaaatccaatcTTTCCTTCATTCTTTTTCTGGGTATTCTGTTGCCTTTTAGTTCTTTGTTGTGTAAGCTTAAATGGGTACTATGTTTGATACAGGAGAGGAGGTACTTGTTAAAAGAATTTCCAGAGCTGGTTTCTTGTGGAGATGGTTGTAAGGTTTTGGAGGTTGGGTGTGGAAATGGCAGTACTGCCCTTCCTATATTGCGGTAACCCCTAAATTATCttcgtttttaattttttttggttgttataatttaaataaaatttgatagtTGTACTATATTCTTAACTGTCTAGTGCAGTGAAAAATGATGTTTCGTTGTGTTGATGATATGAGAAAAGCGTTGGTTTTCTTTAGTTATTATATTAAAGAAAGATTAATGGTTTTCGAATATTGTTGAAAGTATGGATTTAACAACGGACTAATATTGTCTACTTTTAACTTGTTTCGTCTTAGGTAGCTGCTAATCTTAATTAATCACTTTGGTTTTGTTCTACCATCCAGTTAGAAGTGAACTATATTCTGCAAAAGTTTATATCATTATTCAGGATAAGAGCCTGAGAGAACTTTAGATGATACTTATGAAAGTTGAGATTGTTTTCTTTGAGCTTTTGTTGTGAAGATTAATATTGAAGTATTGAGAAATTGTAGATGGACAGTAATATCAAATAATGTTGAATTTTCGTTTCTTGTACTTATACCTTCAATACATTTATCCAGTGGCAACGAGAAAATTATTCTATATGCATGCGATTGTAGCAATGAGACCCTACAGAGAGCTAAAGAGTTCGTAGCTGCTAGTAATGTAGCATCAGTTGAGAATCGTTTCAGGCCATTCTATTGTGATTTTGCAACAACGGGATTTCCAAAGTGGTTAGCTTGTGCTAATTGCAGAGAAAATCTTGGACAAAAGGACCAAATTTGTGTTTCAGGTAGCTATCTTTCATGTGTCTTACATTGCTTTGCTTCCAATTATTGGCTTTTCTTATATCATGGCCTTAATATCTCGCTTTTTCTTCCCAGATGTTGGAGAAGAAAGAACCCTTGAAACTGGTTCATGGTCAATGGAAGAAAGAAGCTGTTGCGTTGGTGGTGTTGACTTTGTTACCTTGGTATGCATATTGTATTTCATGAATTCCTTGATAGTCAATGTTTAtagaaatcttaattttcttggaAATGTAGGAAAATAATTTACTGCATAGTTCATGCTTGAAAGTTATCACGGTGATTAGGTGATGCAGGTGCTTTATcatcaatattttattattttcagttttgtttcagtttattttataatatatagttttCAAGTTTTAGATATATTAGTTTTCTTCAGGGTTAAGTCTAGGATTAAGAGTAAAATTTTAGTTGCAAGAATGTCTAGTAACTTTACTTTTAAAAAAGTCTATTGCAAATATGCTGTAACAAATTTACAGCCatagcattattattattattttgaattaatataaagGAAActgaatgttttttttaaaccCCAAGTTTTTTAGAGTTCCAACTTCTAACTAGTTTTACAGTCATAAATCCTAATTCTCTTGTTTGCTACTGTTTTCTTCACTAAACCACATCTATTTTGGCATTAGAGCCTAATTAGATCCTAGGGATTATATTAGTATTTGCTTTTAAGCCATGGTTGGATGCATTAGAGATCGAGGAAGAGGAAATCAGTGTTGAGAAATGAAATTAGCTACAATACGTCATGCGATTGAAGAATTTTCGCATGCAGTTTATGCTTGGCTGTGATAGAAAGAAGTGGAACCCTGATGGGGATTCTGGAAGCTACCGACAACCAGTTTGACATACTGGAAGGTAGTCTCACTGATTAATCTGATTTCAATGACGAAGAAAACCCCTTTCATGACATAGGAGCTGCCAACCTTGTGGTATGAGGTGGACGGAAGGATCGATTGGTGCATGCCTTTGAATTAAGCGAGGGTGGAATTAATGTTAAAGTTGCTGATTTTCTTGACAAGATGCATGTGGAAGAACAAGAGTATGATTATTATATCTTATTTATGATGAGTATCCTGAGGAAAGTGAAGAAGGAAAGCCTGCGGTTGTGTAAAGAATGACAACCACAATCTCAAAAGAAGGGGGAGGATTGGAAGCGAATTGGAAATCTCCTAGTATGTCAAAGGACACAACGTCAGATGATGATTCTGGAGTAAGGAAAACTGACAGGAAAACTTGAAGACAAGTTATTGTGTGGGGGGGGGGGAGTTACTTGCACTCAACCTGAAAGCTGTTTGTGAAAATAGAGTTCTAGTGGTTTCTAGAGAAGATCAGTTGCTGGTGgatgaaattcatgaaagaggTAAGAATGAGGAATAGATTGTGTTAGATAATAAATATATTGGTGACCAGCTGGTGGAAGTCAATGTAGCCAAGGATCAAAATAAAGGGGAAGCATTACAatacaaaatcatttttaaaatgagGCTATTTTGGGAGTCAGATGATGTTGTAAAGGATCCAATGCTTGTacaactttcttattttcaattaCAACATGATTACATTGTGGGCTATTATCCTGCTGGAAGAGATGATGCTATGCAATTTTCTACACTACAGATCTTACCTGAGATTGGATTTGTTGGTAGCCTTGAATTGTGCATTGACTGGAATACTCTCCTACACAAATATCTTTAGAGACAAATTACAATTACTTGAACAAGATGAGATTGGGAATTGGATGTTTTCTTGTTACCATTCAATGAAACATCTTACAAAAGATGATGCAAGTCAAAAGTTTTTACTTTTGTGGACACTTCTTATAggatttcaatttcttttcatgtttGCAAAATTAATGATCCAATAGAACTTCTACATGGACAGATAATTTTGGTTATCAACAAGAATGgggtttatttttttttcatgctGTTCCTAAGGAGTATTTACAATCATTTCAATTAAGAGACTCGTTGCAGTTTGGCAGCAGCAATACTTCTGTATTTTTCAAGATGTGAGTTTCTGTTGTTCGTCAATATTCCAACTTCAAACTAAACAAGGGGGTGGAATTTGTGCTGTTATTCGGGCTGCTTTTATTAGAGAAGACGATGATGAAGTTAGGTTAGGGAACAAAGCCAAAAGGGAACATGGCTGAAGCTTAAAGAAGATTCGATTTTGCATTATGGGAACGATACTTGGAGCAATATATGCCTGTATATGCTGTTTCATCTTCACTTGCTTGCTTAATTGATTTGAAGTCATCCATTAGAAACTCAACCACCAATTTCCAGCATTGTCCACTTCTGAGTATAACTTACTGGCCTGTATCAAAAACTGACCTGTCTCTTGAAAGGAACTTGATTGTTGTGATCTTCAATTCTTCGGGATGGAAAAGAGAGGATGtaatacattttatttttgttaatgaaGATGTTATCGATCATGATTATTAGGGAAGAGTATTTGAATCACAGCTTGTTCCAACATTAGATGCTTATATGTACCTAAGCTATTATGCTATAGCTTATTTAGGATCTGGATCAACATGAATCGAAGCTGATAGTGTAAAAAAATCTTCAAGAGTTGAAAGGGCATCTATAAATGCGAAAAGAACAGCAGAAACTGCTCTTTTGCAGCAAAATAAACCGACTTCCAGTGTGGAAGCTGATACAACAGGTGGTTCTTCACTGAGCTCCTATGCTTTGCCAAAGCTGGAAATATCTACTTCTCCATCTAAAACTATACATTTAAGAAAGGTGATACTGTTAAGTTTGTAGGTACCACATCACCTTTTGGACTTTCCTCTCCACAACTACTTTAAGGAGGCCAATGACTGGTGTTCAGAGCAAAGTAGTCCTTGCTTTTGAAGCAAATGGTTCCTCAAAATTTGGGGTCAAGTATGAGAGATCTGTTCTCTAGAGCAATGACCTTGGTGATCTTTGTGAAGAAGATCCTGGTTTCTTCTGTGCTGCTAATTCATCGTGCTTGGATAGTTTTGGAGGTGCAATTGACAAGCTAGTTGTTAATGAACAGTTTGAGGTTgcattgaatgaaagaaaaggcAGTCCCTTGATACTGTTTGTGATGGACATAGAGAAGTCTAGAGCTGGAAATATAGATAGGAGACTCACTACAGCAAAAACAGACATGGGAGATCTTATATCAATGTTGAATCAAGAAGTTGCAGTTAGACAATTCCTTGCAACATAGTTCAAGGATTTGGAAGTGGAACTTGAAACCACTAGAGAACTGTGAGAACATGCAGCAAGTTGTTTTGTTTGAAAGAGAGGTTTAGTCAAATACAGTGGGATTTGGAGTTACTTCAAAAGCAATGTTCGGAGATGGATTTCAAATTAGAATGAACAAGACAAAAGGGCACAGGTTGAACCAACAAAGTTATTAAATCATGAAGAACTACAAAGAGCTGGTACATTGATGCTGAAAGTGGTGAAAGTTTTCTCACCGGAGCTGAATTTTCCAAGCCAGGGAGAATGATGCAGAAgctttattatttatattgtttttcttGAGGGTTAACTCTAGGGTTAAGAGTAAACTTTATTTGTAAAAAGGTCTAGTAACATTTCTTGCAAGAGAGTCTATTATAAATATGCTGTAACAGATTTACAGCTATAgcattattattttctgaattagtATAAAGAAACTAGAGGTTTTTTTAAACCCTAAGTTCTTTGGAGTTCCAACTTCTTCCTAACTAGTTTTATAACCCTAATTATATTGTTTACTGCTGTTTTCTCCCCTAAACCACATTATTAGGTACAACATCCAATAATTATTAGTAAACGATGGGGAAAAAATGAAAGAGGATTGTAACCTACTATGCTGGAAGGGTAAGAGTGTAAGCTTCTAAAGTGAAGATAGTGCTTCAGGATGTGTAACAGGAAACTAGCCTGGAAAACAAGGCATGCCATCATTTAGAAGTGGTTGAGTGTATTCTTCACCTCTTCGTTTAAATTGGTGCTAGATTGACGTGTTTTGGTAGAGTGTCATGGTTAGTCTACAAATTGAATACATGGTTTAGGTAGTGGTGGTAGAATTTCActtatgttttgttcttctagCATTTCAAATAGCTGCGAATTGCATTGATTTTCCAATTTCCTTTCCTTTGCAAGTCCCTTTTTTTTCTGCAATATTCATCCCCCCTccccgcaaaaaaaaaaaaaaaaaaagcattatcCTGAAATTATTATACTATatgaaaaatagatataaaatactATTGAGTCTACTATATATGGATTTTGATATGTTTTCTCTGCTACATAATGTGTCAGATATTCACTCTATCGGCAGTACCGCTCCAAATAATGCCAACAGCCCTGCGAGAGTGTTTTTCTGTCTTAAAACCGGGCGGCATGCTCTTATTTAGGGACTATGGTATTAATCAACAAATCACAATGCTACTGCTTTCAGTTTTTGTAAAATGCTTGACTGTAGTTTCTCATCAGACCTTGTATTTCTAGCTAAATTTAGTGCTTTTGAAAAGAATAAAAGGTTGTTTCCAGAATCAGTTTACAAAAGTTTCAGTTTGATGGAATCCAGGTCTCTATGATATGACAATGCTGAGATTTGAACCGGACCAAAGAGTTGGGTTCAGGGAATACATGCGTGCAGATGGCACCCGTTCATATTTTTTCTGTTTAGATACTGCCAAAAATCTCTTCAATTGTGCTGGCTTCATCGAGGTACAAAATTGGGTATTGGGAAAAATTTTAAGTTTGTACTTCTTATAACCTGGATTTGTGCGTAAGATATAAGTTGCTTCACCACCATTGGTTTGACTTTTACTGCATAAATCTCACTCTGGAATGGTTTCTAGCGCATTTGTGTGTGGTTTGCCTGATTCTTTACATCAAAGAGAGAACGAAACCTTCTTGGAATTTAtagatttatattttataactacTTTGTCATATTTGAAGATAGAAACTCTCAAGAAGTTCGCGGTTAATTTGACTGCTAGTGGTGTTGAATGTTAAATTATTTGCACTTGCAGCTAGAGATTGAATATTGTTGTGTGAAGTCAGTGAATCGCCGAAACGGGAAGAGCATGCAAAGAGTATGGGTACACGGTAAATTCCAGAAGCCCACATAAATTTATTGGTCAGCAGCACTACTTAAGGTACGGTTGGAAGAGGGCTTCTTTTTTTCGGTGAATGACTAGATGTGCATATTTTTCTCTCCATATAGCTTACGGTGACAGATTTTTGTCTTATCAGAATGCCA
It includes:
- the LOC107889244 gene encoding tRNA N(3)-methylcytidine methyltransferase METTL6 gives rise to the protein MSASAAEASEYHSKDFNWDTLRLEIENDPSLNYHLLPFVSPQPEQQLTKDPIKAWKSFHIQHSSGKFFKERRYLLKEFPELVSCGDGCKVLEVGCGNGSTALPILRGNEKIILYACDCSNETLQRAKEFVAASNVASVENRFRPFYCDFATTGFPKWLACANCRENLGQKDQICVSDVGEERTLETGSWSMEERSCCVGGVDFVTLIFTLSAVPLQIMPTALRECFSVLKPGGMLLFRDYGLYDMTMLRFEPDQRVGFREYMRADGTRSYFFCLDTAKNLFNCAGFIELEIEYCCVKSVNRRNGKSMQRVWVHGKFQKPT